A window of Euwallacea similis isolate ESF13 chromosome 10, ESF131.1, whole genome shotgun sequence contains these coding sequences:
- the FASN1 gene encoding fatty acid synthase → MPARADTPVQNGFTITDDVVISGISGRLPESDSIEEFKQQLFDGVDLVTDDPRRWPSGLYGLPTRTGKIKDLSKFDASFFGVHAKQAHVMDPQLRMLLELTHEAIVDAGINPNEAKGSRTGVFIGVSDSESSEFWTSQDPDTITGYGLTGCCRAMFPNRISYTFDFKGPSYAIDTACSSSLFAFQQAVNAIKTGQCDSAIVGGVNLLLKPTSSLQFHRLSMLSPQGMCKAFDASGNGYVRSEAAVVVYLTRVSSAKRIYATILGAKTNTDGNKEQGITFPSGAMQNRLIRETFEETGVNPHDVVYVEAHGTGTKVGDPQEVNSIADFFCKNRSTPLLIGSVKSNMGHSEPASGLCSLAKIVIAMESGVIPQNLHFQSPNKDIPALNDGRLKVVSENIPWNGGIIALNSFGFGGANAHIILKSNPKPKQNWPLGVVPRVIGVSGRTEAAVKNFLSNAHKHREDEEFLALVDQVHSHNINGHFYRGFAVLKDEPIVETSQVGSESRPVCFVFSGMGSQWPGMAKDLMQLDVFRQSIDRCSAALRPYGMNLEDIIVNGTSDTFDNVLNSFVSIAAMQVALTDVLKTIQIEPDFIVGHSVGEVGCAYADGTLTAEQAILAAYSRGRAILESKLAPGAMAAIGLTWEEAKQRCPPEIVPACHNSEDSVTISGPPDAINKFVAQLQAENVFAKAVNSSGTAFHSKYIAEAGPRLRKALDEIIPNPKPRTQRWISSSIPEAAWSSALAQQSSAAYHVNNLLSPVLFHEALAHVPKDVIAIEVAPTGLLQAILKRALGANATNISLVKRGYEDNVSFLTSALGKIYAAGAQPKLGNLYHQVNFPVSRGTPMINSMIEWDHSDEWSVASFAGKNSRSGELVIDIDLSKESDKYLSGHAIDGRVLFPATGYLTLVWKSFAKLRNEDYEQMPVVIENVQFHRATIMPKEGSVKFLINIFEGTGDFELCEGGSVAVTGKIYVPEDVTKESLNLPKPLVKPQTDVLDLVKGDIYKELRLRGYDYDGIFRGITNSDNRGISGKLSWENNWISFIDTMLQFSILGQNTRELYLPTRLQRAFINPKEHLEAVKNLETIEVNMYRNIGVIKSGGIELRGMKASLAPRRQQSQATPKLEKYQFVLLQNTFVEDLERARYNALTAIAQLVLENSSGASKLKITEYLNEKPVEAVLLTQITEILEGEPMIAVDANVVSSAPVDPSSLEAFGIKNTIRDVKTSSIDSNVHLVVISDALAYNQTVLIENAKGSVKEGGFVLLEEAKGPVDRQRLSDLSLDVVSTQTTPTKTYILLRSSIEPQEDSIIIQITENDFSWVEPLKEAMEKAENTNTKLYVYSYGEPLTGLVGLVNCLIREPIGGSKVRSVFIQDPTAPKFSLNSYKNQLKLDLVQNVLKNNVWGTYRHLQLEQNFDSGALQVEHAYINTLTRGDLASLRWIEGPLSYYKGEDPITELCHVYYAPLNFRDIMLATGKLPPDALPGDLAGQDCILGLEFSGRDSKGRRVMGMVAARSLATTVLADPSFLWEIPEKWSLEEAATIPVVYGTSYYALLVRGKMQSGESVLIHAGTGGVGQASIAIALHMGCKVFTTVSSQAKRDFLKKTFPQLTDDNIGNSRDTSFEQLVLTQTNGKGVDLVLNSLAANQLQASVRCLAIGGRFLEIGKVDLSNNSPLGMSVFLKNTTFHGILLDALFDSDSPEKKEVRRLVTEGIASGAVRPLPKTVYNENQVEQAFRFMASGKHIGKVLLQIREEEGRNTQQPALKTVPAIPRSYMDPEKSYVLVGGLGGFGLELADWLVKRGARNIVLTSRSGIKTGYQSLCIRRWRESGVKVLASTSDATTEKGAKRLLEEANNLGPVGGIFNLAAVLRDAMFDNQTEADFKTVCKPKVDGAKQLDAASRLLAPQLDYFVNFSSVSCGRGNIGQTNYGLANSAMERIAEARQSAGLPGVAIQWGAIGDVGLILETMGGMNDTEVGGTLPQRMPSCLVTMDTFLQQPHPVVASMVLAEKRKATGSTQVSLTDAVANILGIKDSSNVAPVASLADLGMDSLMGAEIKQTLERNYDLVLSAQEIRGLTFGKLQELSSGSGSLPTTQQKPEENLVTFENILEIMPSKTVVQIPSKSTDNKKSPVFVVHPIEGVIDALRAFSKNIDSPVFGLQCTENAPLDTIATLAKFYVQEVRNVQSQGPYTVVGYSFGAVVAFEMGVILEKQGEKVQLFFIDGSPSYVATHTGKARSKIHQSEAAEQSEAMCYFILQFKDVDQQKVVQELTSLKSLSERVTKTVEILKKATPFSDAQVSAAALSFFLKLKAADQYQPQNKFNGPVTLIKAKDNFVEYDEDYGLSKVCTAKPLVEVLSGNHRSILTGTTVQRIADILHQTLSTV, encoded by the exons ATGCCTGCTAGAGCAGACACCCCCGTCCAGAACGGCTTCACCATCACCGACGATGTGGTGATTTCGGGAATCTCAGGACGTCTCCCAGAAAGCGACTCCATTGAAGAGTTCAAGCAACAGCTCTTTGATGGGGTGGACTTGGTCACGGACGACCCTAGGAGGTGGCCTTCGGGGCTCTATGGGTTGCCTACTAGAACTGGGAAGATTAAGGATCTATCCAAATTCGATGCTTCGTTTTTCGGAGTGCATGCCAAGCAGGCCCATGTCATGGACCCCCAGCTTAGAATGCTTCTGGAGCTCACACATGAAGCTATTGTCGATGCTG GTATCAACCCCAATGAGGCTAAAGGCTCCCGCACAGGAGTCTTCATCGGAGTCTCAGACTCGGAATCGAGTGAGTTTTGGACCAGTCAAGACCCAGATACCATCACTGGTTACGGTTTAACTGGATGCTGCAGAGCTATGTTCCCCAACAGAATTTCCTACACTTTTGACTTCAAAGGACCAAGTTACGCCATTGACACTGCCTGTTCCAGCTCTCTGTTTGCTTTCCAGCAAGCAGTCAACGCCATTAAAACCGGACAATGCGATTCTGCTATTGTGGGAGGAGTTAATTTGCTTTTGAAACCCACATCATCGCTACAGTTCCACAGATTAAGCATGTTGTCCCCCCAGGGAATGTGTAAAGCTTTCGACGCTTCGGGGAACGGATATGTAAGGTCTGAAGCGGCTGTGGTGGTGTATTTGACCAGGGTCTCAAGTGCCAAGAGGATTTATGCCACTATCTTGGGAGCCAAGACGAATACTGATGGAAATAAGGAACAAG GAATCACTTTCCCATCTGGAGCAATGCAGAATCGCCTCATCCGGGAAACATTCGAAGAAACCGGAGTGAACCCGCACGACGTAGTCTACGTGGAAGCCCACGGAACCGGGACCAAAGTGGGAGACCCACAAGAAGTCAATTCAATAGCTGACTTTTTCTGCAAGAACCGCTCCACACCTCTATTGATTGGCTCGGTAAAGTCCAACATGGGACACTCAGAGCCAGCTTCAGGACTATGTTCTTTAGCGAAAATCGTCATAGCCATGGAGAGTGGGGTCATCCCTCAAAACCTCCACTTTCAGAGCCCCAACAAAGACATCCCTGCATTGAATGATGGACGATTGAAGGTGGTTTCTGAGAACATACCGTGGAACGGTGGGATTATTGCTCTGAATTCCTTTGGTTTCGGCGGGGCCAACGCGCACATTATATTAAAATCTAACCCTAAACCTAAGCAAAACTGGCCCTTAGGGGTTGTTCCCAGGGTGATTGGAGTATCTGGACGAACCGAGGCGGCGGTGAAAAACTTCTTAAGTAATGCTCATAAGCATAGGGAGGATGAGGAATTCCTGGCTTTAGTAGATCAAGTCCATTCGCACAACATTAACGGACATTTCTACAGGGGCTTTGCAGTGCTGAAAGATGAGCCTATAGTCGAGACCTCTCAAGTAGGGTCTGAGAGTAGGCCTGTTTGCTTTGTTTTCTCAGGAATGGGATCGCAGTGGCCCGGAATGGCGAAAGATTTAATGCAACTGGATGTCTTCAGACAAAGTATTGATAGGTGTTCAGCAGCTTTAAGACCTTATGGGATGAACTTGGAGGACATTATCGTCAACGGCACTAGTGACACTTTCGACAATGTTCTAAACTCCTTTGTATCAATTGCAGCCATGCAGGTCGCTTTAACAGATGTGCTCAAAACTATTCAAATTGAGCCTGATTTCATCGTTGGTCACTCAGTGGGAGAAGTGGGCTGTGCGTATGCAGATGGAACTCTCACGGCGGAGCAGGCAATCCTGGCTGCGTACAGCAGAGGGAGAGCGATCTTAGAGAGTAAATTAGCCCCAGGAGCAATGGCTGCAATAGGATTAACGTGGGAGGAAGCTAAGCAGAGGTGCCCCCCAGAGATAGTCCCTGCGTGCCACAACAGCGAAGACTCAGTTACTATTTCTGGCCCTCCAGATGCAATCAACAAATTTGTGGCTCAGCTCCAAGCAGAGAATGTCTTCGCTAAGGCTGTTAATAGCTCTGGAACAGCATTTCATAGCAAATACATTGCAGAGGCCGGTCCTCGATTACGCAAAGCTCTGGATGAAATCATCCCCAATCCCAAACCGAGGACTCAAAGATGGATTTCTTCATCAATCCCTGAGGCTGCCTGGAGCAGCGCCTTGGCCCAGCAATCCAGCGCGGCATATCACGTAAACAACCTCTTATCCCCGGTGTTGTTCCATGAGGCCTTGGCCCATGTCCCGAAAGACGTGATCGCGATTGAGGTGGCTCCCACGGGATTGCTGCAAGCCATCCTCAAGAGGGCCCTGGGGGCCAACGCCACCAACATCTCCCTGGTGAAACGAGGATATGAGGACAACGTTTCCTTCCTCACTTCTGCTTTGGGTAAAATTTATGCCGCTGGTGCGCAGCCGAAGCTAGGAAATTTGTACCATCAAGTGAATTTCCCTGTGAGTCGAGGAACGCCGATGATTAATTCTATGATCGAGTGGGACCATTCTGACGAGTGGTCAGTGGCCAGTTTTGCAGGCAAAAACTCTAGATCTGGAGAATTGGTTATTGATATTGACTTAAGTAAGGAGAGTGATAAGTATCTCTCTGGGCATGCAATCGACGGAAGGGTCTTATTCCCTGCAACTGGGTACCTCACTTTGGTTTGGAAGAGCTTTGCCAAGCTCAGGAACGAGGACTACGAGCAAATGCCTGTAGTAATAGAGAATGTGCAGTTCCACAGAGCTACAATAATGCCCAAAGAGGGCTCGGTGAAGTttttgataaacatttttgagggCACAGGAGATTTCGAGCTATGCGAAGGGGGCTCCGTGGCCGTTACTGGCAAGATTTATGTGCCTGAAGATGTCACAAAAGAGAGTTTGAATCTTCCAAAACCTCTAGTGAAGCCCCAAACTGATGTACTAGACCTAGTCAAGGGGGATATCTACAAAGAGCTGCGCCTGCGTGGCTACGATTATGACGGCATTTTTCGGGGGATTACCAACAGCGATAATAGAGGCATCAGCGGGAAACTCAGCTGGGAGAACAACTGGATCAGCTTCATAGACACCATGCTTCAGTTCTCAATTTTAGGCCAAAATACTAGAGAGTTGTACCTACCCACCCGCCTACAGCGGGCATTTATTAACCCCAAAGAGCACTTAGAGGCAGTGAAAAACCTTGAGACGATTGAGGTGAATATGTACCGCAACATTGGGGTGATCAAGTCCGGGGGAATCGAGCTAAGGGGTATGAAGGCCAGCTTGGCGCCGAGGAGGCAGCAATCGCAAGCCACCCCTAAGCTTGAGAAATACCAATTTGTCCTTTTACAAAACACCTTTGTCGAAGATCTGGAGAGAGCCCGCTATAACGCGTTAACTGCGATCGCCCAATTGGTGCTAGAAAACTCCTCGGGAGCTTCAAAATTAAAGATCACAGAGTATTTGAATGAGAAACCGGTGGAGGCAGTTTTGCTTACTCAAATCACCGAGATACTTGAGGGCGAGCCGATGATTGCTGTGGACGCAAATGTGGTGTCTTCAGCCCCCGTTGACCCCTCGAGCTTGGAAGCATTCGGCATCAAGAATACTATCAGGGATGTAAAAACATCCTCCATTGACTCAAACGTGCATTTAGTAGTAATCAGCGACGCTTTAGCATACAACCAAACAGTCCTCATTGAGAACGCTAAAGGCTCAGTCAAAGAGGGCGGATTTGTACTTTTAGAGGAGGCCAAAGGCCCGGTGGACCGTCAGAGATTGTCAGATTTGTCCCTTGATGTTGTGAGCACCCAAACTACCCCCACGAAAACGTATATCCTCCTAAGGTCTTCTATAGAACCACAGGAAGATTCAATTATAATTCAGATtactgaaaatgatttttcatgGGTGGAGCCATTGAAAGAAGCCATGGAGAAAGCTGAAAACACTAATACTAAGCtgtatgtgtactcctatgGGGAGCCTCTGACGGGACTGGTAGGGCTGGTAAACTGCTTAATTCGCGAGCCAATAGGAGGCAGCAAAGTGAGATCAGTGTTCATTCAAGATCCCACTGCCCCTAAGTTCAGCCTAAACTCATATAAAAACCAACTGAAACTTGACCTGGTTCAAAACGTCTTGAAAAATAACGTTTGGGGAACCTACAGACACCTTCAATTAGAGCAGAACTTTGACTCAGGTGCATTACAAGTGGAACATGCCTATATTAACACCTTAACTAGAGGGGACTTGGCCAGCTTGCGCTGGATTGAAGGGCCTTTGTCCTACTATAAGGGCGAAGACCCGATCACTGAACTATGTCATGTATATTACGCCCCTTTGAACTTCAGGGATATCATGTTGGCCACAGGAAAGCTGCCCCCCGATGCCCTTCCTGGAGACTTAGCGGGACAGGACTGTATCTTGGGATTAGAGTTTTCGGGAAGGGATAGCAAAGGTAGAAGAGTTATGGGAATGGTAGCTGCGAGATCGTTGGCCACTACGGTTTTAGCAGATCCATCATTTCTCTGGGAAATCCCGGAAAAATGGAGTTTAGAAGAAGCCGCAACGATCCCTGTGGTATATGGAACCAGCTATTACGCCCTATTGGTGAGGGGAAAGATGCAGAGCGGTGAATCTGTGCTGATTCATGCAGGGACTGGAGGGGTCGGACAAGCCTCCATAGCTATAGCTCTGCATATGGGGTGCAAAGTGTTCACCACCGTGTCAAGTCAAGCTAAAAGAGACTTTTTGAAAAAGACCTTCCCTCAGTTAACTGACGACAATATCGGGAACTCCCGAGATACCAGTTTTGAGCAATTGGTGCTGACTCAAACGAATGGAAAAGGGGTagatttggttttaaattcCTTGGCAGCAAATCAACTACAAGCGTCAGTGCGGTGCCTCGCGATAGGGGGGAGATTCCTGGAAATTGGCAAAGTAGATTTGAGCAACAACAGCCCCTTAGGCATGAGTGTTTTCCTGAAAAACACCACATTCCACGGAATCCTGTTGGACGCCCTATTTGACTCTGACAGTCCCGAAAAGAAGGAGGTCAGGCGGCTGGTTACTGAAGGAATTGCATCCGGGGCAGTGCGCCCGTTACCCAAGACGGTTTACAACGAAAATCAAGTCGAACAAGCTTTTAGATTCATGGCTTCTGGCAAACACATCGGGAAGGTTTTATTGCAAATTCGGGAAGAAGAGGGAAGAAACACTCAACAACCCGCGCTGAAGACCGTCCCTGCCATTCCGCGCAGCTACATGGACCCGGAGAAGAGCTATGTCCTAGTAGGAGGTCTGGGAGGATTTGGTTTGGAGTTGGCGGATTGGTTGGTGAAGCGAGGAGCCAGGAACATCGTTCTAACATCAAGAAGTGGGATTAAGACTGGATATCAGTCTCTGTGCATAAGAAGATGGAGAGAAAGCGGGGTGAAAGTGTTGGCTTCAACCTCGGATGCCACCACAGAAAAGGGGGCGAAGCGCCTGTTGGAAGAAGCGAATAATCTGGGCCCTGTGGGAGGCATCTTCAACCTGGCAGCAGTACTGCGAGATGCAATGTTCGACAACCAAACCGAAGCAGACTTCAAGACTGTCTGCAAACCTAAGGTGGACGGTGCTAAACAACTAGACGCAGCTTCAAGGCTCTTAGCCCCCCAATTAGACTACTTCGTCAATTTTTCGTCAGTTTCTTGTGGAAGGGGCAACATTGGACAAACCAACTACGGCCTTGCCAATTCCGCCATGGAGCGTATTGCCGAAGCACGGCAAAGTGCAGGCTTACCAGGAGTAGCTATTCAATGGGGGGCAATTGGAGATGTGGGGCTGATTTTGGAGACTATGGGAGGAATGAATGATACAGAAGTAGGGGGTACTTTGCCCCAGAGAATGCCCTCATGCTTGGTGACAATGGATACATTCCTGCAGCAGCCTCATCCTGTGGTGGCCAGTATGGTGCTGGCAGAAAAACGCAAAGCTACAGGTTCCACGCAGGTTAGTTTGACTGATGCTGTGGCCAATATTTTGGGGATTAAAGATTCAAGCAATGTAGCCCCCGTTGCCAGCTTGGCAGATTTGGGAATGGATTCTCTGATGGGGGCGGAAATCAAGCAAACTTTAGAGAGGAATTATGATTTGGTCCTCAGCGCTCAGGAGATTCGAGGCCTTACTTTCGGAAAGCTGCAGGAGCTCAGCAGTGGAAGCGGTAGCCTGCCGACAACGCAACAAAAACCTGAAGAAAATTTAGTGACATTCGAGAATATATTGGAAATTATGCCCAGCAAAACTGTAGTGCAAATTCCTAGTAAATCTACGGACAACAAGAAATCCCCAGTTTTCGTGGTGCACCCAATTGAAGGAGTTATAGACGCCTTAAGAGCCTTTTCAAAGAACATAGATTCCCCAGTTTTCGGGCTGCAGTGCACGGAAAATGCCCCTCTAGACACCATAGCAACTTTGGCCAAGTTTTACGTGCAAGAAGTACGAAACGTCCAATCACAGGGCCCCTACACCGTAGTGGGCTACTCCTTCGGAGCTGTAGTGGCTTTTGAAATGGGAGTTATCCTGGAGAAACAAGGAGAAAAGGTGCAGTTATTCTTCATTGATGGATCTCCCAGCTATGTAGCCACCCATACTGGAAAAGCTAGGTCGAAGATCCATCAAAGCGAAGCTGCGGAGCAAAGCGAGGCCATGTGCTACTTCATTTTGCAGTTCAAAGACGTAGACCAACAGAAG GTGGTTCAAGAGCTAACCAGTCTGAAATCCCTCTCCGAGAGAGTGACCAAGACTGTGGAGATTTTGAAAAAGGCTACGCCCTTCTCAGACGCGCAGGTAAGCGCAGCTGCCTTGAGCTTCTTCTTGAAGCTGAAGGCTGCAGATCAGTATCAGCCTCAAAACAAGTTTAACGGGCCAGTTACGCTGATCAAGGCCAAGGACAATTTTGTGGAATACGATGAGGATTATGGATTGTCAAAG gTGTGTACGGCAAAGCCCCTAGTGGAAGTTCTCAGCGGCAACCACCGAAGCATCCTGACAGGCACCACCGTGCAACGAATAGCAGATATTCTACATCAGACTTTGTCGACGGTGTAG
- the LOC136411765 gene encoding 2-oxoglutarate and iron-dependent oxygenase domain-containing protein 3-like yields MSTELKVRKRQDKAKETSKLHPQETAQDELKGKSVPYKYGPLPKFSGQRIFSRIIIIIGVLIYVWYFSKGGKETILAKFDYTYDGRGHHVECDKSYMDEIKQYTGCIPRKCGRFISDRIITEYEADILLWLAKRGMSLGGSNGGATIMDLHSGALSYGENFINFYKSMKTNFITPTDLKIYRSVREKIQRAIAESFGLDTTKLFLTHPTFFSRLTGKAAVSIHDEYWHVHVDKHTYESFHYTSLLYLNDYSKDFQGGRFIYLDSPQANVTVEPRKGRVSMFTSGAENPHFVEKVTEGERFAITISFTCDQNKRISDPSFIQKDL; encoded by the exons ATGAGCACTGAATTGAAGGTCCGGAAAAGGCAGGATAAAGCTAAGGAAACGTCGAAGCTTCATCCCCAAGAAACTGCACAAGACGAGTTGAAGGGAAAAAGTGTCCCCTA TAAATATGGCCCCTTACCAAAGTTTAGTGGGCAAAGAATATTTAGTAGAATCATCATAATCATTGGGGTCTTAATTTATGTATGGTACTTCTCAAAAGGTGGGAAAGAGACAATTTtag caAAATTTGATTACACATATGATGGGCGAGGGCATCATGTGGAGTGTGACAAATCTTATATGGATGAAATAAAACAGTACACTGGCTGCATTCCGAGGAAATGTGGTCGCTTTATCAGTGATCGAATAATTACCGAATATGAGGCAGATATTTTGCTGTGGTTGGCCAAAAGAG GTATGTCTTTGGGTGGTTCCAATGGAGGAGCAACAATTATGGACCTGCATTCTGGGGCATTATCTTATGgggaaaatttcattaatttctataaaagCATGAAAACGAACTTTATCACCCCGactgatttgaaaatttacagatCTGTCCG ggaaaaaatacaaagagCTATTGCAGAATCATTTGGATTGGACACGACTAAACTTTTCCTGACACATCCGACGTTTTTCTCAAGGCTCACAGGAAAAGCTGCTGTGAGCATTCATGATGAATATTGGCACGTTCATGTAGATAAG CACACATATGAATCTTTCCACTACACGTCACTGCTTTACCTCAATGACTACAGCAAGGATTTTCAAGGGGGAcggtttatttatttggacAGTCCTCAGGCAAATGTAACTGTGGAGCCGCGGAAAGGACGAGTATCAATGTTCACTTCCGGGGCGGAAAACCCTCATTTTGTTGAAAAG GTTACTGAAGGGGAAAGGTTCGCCATCACCATATCGTTTACCTGTGATCAGAATAAAAGGATTAGTGATCCtagttttattcaaaaagacttgtaa
- the Swt1 gene encoding transcriptional protein SWT1: MSERCKSKKRRRCDESLSSHSMRPRSLTSSKVPLLQGSKVIKSSSKNIAADRLQKLKKSIRDAVRSQPNVKPTTSFDIESIKSYKGSKSRSCGNSQLKDKYKYDAGSSTSGTSWEWNETKVLSSKKGSIKDKLKLSCMNTNDKGNSTIISIESTPPKNKVVQRSSNVEKGSDGSIIEIDEWPTPNKSFNFSENFIVVSELTDQEKSLNNLSDISSNTLTPIKEPQSRRSSHSSSDNEFCPNISSKTTSKINPIFNAKISKTSSPNKQNSLANRIAKIKDGRSSFSFVENWIDSTQPAELRNDDNISDSLMVNLDETLMNKTELLTEQVEDTSMEWDASPNMPPAMLLPGNELVTSIVVDTNVFMHDLAVIKELLDYKVSSGHHKLVIYIPFMVLQELDYYKDRSGSHLKSTALVAQKFINKLLSESDSRVVGQSVGDGCLQLGIGKSPDDKILACCLQAKTKFDSVILLSNDINLRNKAMTNTVKAYPSKDFLKRLRCGKFTIIKDKLQYLLSEIIVHCCQEAYGENYSRIESLKGAPWSFDECLKRLLRYWSPVFCTLLLKQCSKTIKELLLVSEKGGVVDSDIKQLNKFKELLFYLQDIEGFDQKVKRACMELDRIFQSNNNTLDFL; encoded by the exons ATGTCAGAAAGATGTAAATCTAAGAAAAGAAGGCGTTGCGACGAGAGTCTTAGCTCCCACAGCATGCGGCCTCGATCCTTAACGTCATCCAAGGTTCCCCTACTGCAGGGATCCAAAGTGATCAAAAGCAGCAGTAAAAACATTGCCGCTGATCGTTTgcaaaagcttaaaaaatctataagaGATGCTGTAAGAAGTCAACCGAATGTCAAACCTACAACAAGTTTTGATATCGAGAGTATTAAGTCATATAAAGGTAGCAAGAGTCGAAGTTGTGGAAACAGCCAGCTCAAGGATAAGTACAAATATGACGCTGGTTCGAGCACATCAGGAACAAGCTGGGAATGGAATGAAACTAAAGTATTGAGTTCTAAAAAAGGTTCTATCAAAGATAAACTGAAGCTGAGTTGTATGAATACAAATGATAAGGGTAATAGtacaattatttcaattgaAAGTACTCCGCCCAAGAATAAAGTGGTGCAGAGAAGTTCAAATGTGGAAAAAGGTAGTGATGGCAGTATAATAGAAATTGATGAATGGCCTACTCCAAACAAATCTTTTAA TTTTTCTGAGAACTTCATTGTAGTGTCTGAGTTGACTGACcaagaaaaatctttaaataatttgtctGATATTAGCTCCAACACTCTGACCCCTATTAAAGAGCCACAATCTAGAAG GTCCAGCCACAGCTCTTCAGATAATGAATTTTGCCCAAACATATCCAGCAAAACTACCTCTAAAATCAACCCAATTTTCAATgccaaaatttccaaaactagCAGCCCAAATAAGCAAAATAGTTTAGCCAATAg AATAGCTAAAATCAAAGATGGGAGATCCAGTTTTTCCTTTGTGGAAAATTGGATTGACAGCACTCAGCCTGCTGAGCTGAGGAATGATGACAATATTAGTGATTCATTGATGGTAAATTTAGATGAAACTTTGATGAATAAAACAGAGTTACTTACTGAACAAGTGGAGGACACTTCCATGGAGTGggat GCTAGCCCCAATATGCCACCGGCAATGTTACTCCCTGGCAATGAATTAGTCACAAGTATAGTAGTTGATACAAATGTGTTTATGCATGATCTAGCAGTAATAAAAGAGCTACTAGACTACAAAGTCTCTTCAGGTCATCATAAGCTGGTAATTTATATCCCATTTATGGTTCTCCAAGAACTGGATTATTATAAAGATCGCTCAGGGTCGCATCTAAAGTCTACAGCCTTGGTGGCTCAGAAGTTCATTAATAAGCTTTTGAGTGAGTCTGATTCCCGTGTAGTGGGCCAGTCAGTAGGGGATGGTTGCTTGCAATTGGGCATTGGGAAATCCCCAGATGATAAAATACTGGCCTGTTGCCTTCAAGCTAAAACCAAATTTGATTCTGTG ATATTACTTAGCAATGATATTAACTTGCGCAATAAAGCCATGACAAACACAGTCAAAGCGTATCCAAGTAAGGATTTCCTGAAAAGATTGAGATGTGGCAAATTTACcataataaaagataaattacaatatttgcTTTCTGAGATAATTGTACATTGTTGCCAAGAGGCTTATGGGGAGAATTACAGCAGGATAGAATCACTTAAAGGAGCGCCCTGGAGCTTTGATGAGTGCCTAAAGCGGCTTCTACGGTATTGGAGCCCGGTTTTTTGCACGTTGTTGCTAAAACAATGCTCTAAAACTATTAAGGAACTCCTCTTAGTTTCAGAAAAAG GCGGTGTGGTAGATTCAGACATAAAGCagctaaataaatttaaagagcTGCTGTTTTACCTGCAAGACATTGAGGGGTTTGACCAAAAAGTGAAAAGAGCATGTATGGAATTGGATAGGATTTTTCAAAGCAATAATAacactttagattttttataa
- the Reg-2 gene encoding rhythmically expressed gene 2 protein encodes MNLNSIRLVTFDVTGTLLKLRTAPAQQYGEIGAMYGVVADDHILSRNFKEQWRRMNLEHPNFGLKTGLGWENWWKTVVRETFKSSKFRFDEGKLEKIACHLLEMYKTTACWQHAYGVPGILTYIRSKKIAMGVVSNFDPRLEAILMNTKLKHYFEFAINSYEAGVEKPDKKIFDLALDHARLPNLKPAECLHIGDRPVLDYHGAKNSGWNAFIVTDRDNKDLKEKHPEVDLAHCFGSAYQLHVNLLKKSGDKLPTPEQELN; translated from the exons ATGAACCTGAACTCTATACGCCTGGTGACGTTTGATGTTACCGGGACGCTTCTCAAACTACGCACAGCCCCTGCGCAGCAATACGGGGAGATCGGCGCTATGTACGGCGTGGTCGCCGATGATCATATTCTGAGCAGAAACTTCAAAGAGCAGTGGCGACGTATGAACCTGGAGCACCCGAATTTCGGCCTCAAGACCGGACTTGGTTGGGAGAATTG GTGGAAAACGGTGGTGAGGGAGACTTTCAAGTCCTCGAAATTCCGCTTTGATGAAGGCAAACTTGAGAAAATTGCTTGCCATTTGCTGGAAATGTATAAAACCACCGCCTGCTGGCAGCACGCCTATGGAGTTCCAGGGATTTTGACCTACATACGaagcaaaaaaattgccatgGGGGTGGTGAGCAATTTCGATCCGAGGCTGGAAGCCATCTTAATGAACACCAAACTGAAGCACTATTTCGAGTTTGCAATAAACTCTTATGAG GCGGGGGTGGAGAAGCCTGATAAGAAAATCTTCGATTTAGCCCTGGATCATGCGCGACTCCCCAACTTAAAACCCGCGGAGTGCCTGCATATTGGGGATAGGCCGGTCCTAGATTACCACGGGGCCAAAAACAGTGGCTGGAACGCTTTTATTGTCACTGACCGAGACAACAAAGACCTAAAGGAGAAACATCCAGAGGTGGACTTGGCTCACTGCTTTGGGAGCGCCTATCAATTGCAcgtgaatttattaaagaaatccGGTGATAAACTGCCAACCCCCGAACAGGAACTTAACTAA